The Vibrio sp. B1FLJ16 DNA segment GAAAGCGAAAAACCTCAACCTGCTGCCGCGCTACACAATGATATAGATACTGATGTTTTAATTGTTGGAGGGGGATTCACTGGACTCTGGACTGCCATCATGCTCAGGCAACAATCACCGGAAAAGCGTATTACCGTGATAGAAAAAGGTTTGTGTGGGAGCGGGGCTTCGGGCGCGAATGGTGGTTGTATGCTGACCTGGTCGACCAAGTTTCCGACCCTAAAGCGTCTTTTTGGCGAACAACAAGCTGCCTGGTTAGTCAAAGAATCAGAGCAGGCTGTACTGGAAATTGACGAATTTTGTCGATGTCATGATATTGATGCTCAGTTGTCGCTGAAAGGAGTGTACTACACGGCGACTAACCAGGCCCAGGCAGGCGTGATGCAGCCTGTGGTCGATGAGTTAACACGGCTAGGCGTGAATAGCTGGCGTCAGTGCCGCGCGAATGAGTTACTTGAGAATACGGGGTCTGAGCGCAATTTAGAAGGCTTCCACTCACCTGTTGCAGCCAGTGTTCAGCCAGCACTGCTCGCCAGAGGTTTACGCCGAGTCGCTTTGGATATGGGGGTTGAGATATACGAAAATACACCAATGGTAAAGCTGGAATACGGACAGCCAGCAAAGGTTGTCACACCTAAAGCAAACATTAAGGCAAGTCAGGTCGTCTTGGCGCTGAATGCCTGGATGGTTGAGCAGTTTAAGCAGTTCAGGAACAGCATCGTGGTGGTTTCTTCTGATATGGTGATCACCAAACCTTTGGGCTGTGCGTTGGAGCAATCCGGTTGGAAAACTGGTTCTAGTGTTCTGGATTCGCGTGTTTTCGTTCATTACTATCGTGATACACCCGATGGCCGCCTGATGCTCGGAAAAGGCGGTAACCAGTTTTCCTTTAATAACCGGGTCGACACTATGTTTGGTAAGCCGACTCATTATCAAAGCCTGCTGCGGAAGTCTTTCGACAAGCTATTTCCTCGTCTCAAGGGAAGCGAGTTTGATTACTCATGGACCGGAGGATCTGACCGCTCTGCAACCGGCTTTCCGTTTTTTGGCCTGCTGGATAACCAGGCTAATATTTTTTATGGATTTGGTTATTCTGGTAATGGCGTTGCTCAGACACGGATGGGCGGGAAAATACTGTCTTCAATGGTGCTTGGTCTAGACAATAACTGGACCCGCAGCGGTTTGGCTAAAGGCCCGCTGGGCCATTTTCCGCCAGAACCTTTACGTTGGATTGGCGCTATGACAG contains these protein-coding regions:
- a CDS encoding FAD-dependent oxidoreductase, which encodes MSHPSFWFKQALESEKPQPAAALHNDIDTDVLIVGGGFTGLWTAIMLRQQSPEKRITVIEKGLCGSGASGANGGCMLTWSTKFPTLKRLFGEQQAAWLVKESEQAVLEIDEFCRCHDIDAQLSLKGVYYTATNQAQAGVMQPVVDELTRLGVNSWRQCRANELLENTGSERNLEGFHSPVAASVQPALLARGLRRVALDMGVEIYENTPMVKLEYGQPAKVVTPKANIKASQVVLALNAWMVEQFKQFRNSIVVVSSDMVITKPLGCALEQSGWKTGSSVLDSRVFVHYYRDTPDGRLMLGKGGNQFSFNNRVDTMFGKPTHYQSLLRKSFDKLFPRLKGSEFDYSWTGGSDRSATGFPFFGLLDNQANIFYGFGYSGNGVAQTRMGGKILSSMVLGLDNNWTRSGLAKGPLGHFPPEPLRWIGAMTVRNAVRRKEAAEDDEQNAWIWDRWLAKLAGPAGKADKLD